The DNA region TGAATGGCAAAAATAGTAAAAAACTACAATTTGCTACTTTTGTCCGAAAACGTCGGGCGCATGAATGTATATCTTACGGGCTACATGGGTAGCGGCAAAACTACTGCCGGTCGGCGACTGGCTGCCAAAATCGGTTATGAGTATCTCGACATCGACGAACTCTTCGAATCGACTTACCGCGTTAGCGTCGCCCAATTTTTTGAGCGTTACGACGAAGGAGCTTTTCGCAAAATAGAGGCGCAGCTTATCGGTGAAACCTTTGCGCTAAAGCGCCGGGTAGTATCGCTGGGTGGCGGCGCGGCAAGCTATGCCGACAACATGGAGCGCATCAACCGGCATGGCCTTTCTGTTTATCTGCGCATGGCGCCTGAGTCGTTGTTTGTAAGACTCAAAAATGCAAAGCGGCCGCGCCCACGCATTGCTGGGCTTAGCGACGAACAGTTGAAAATACGCATTGCCGAAGATCTTCGGGTGCGGGTTCCTTATTATGAAAAAGCCCGCCTGATAGTGAAAGGTGAAAACCTGGACGTGGATGCGCTGGCCGAAGAGATTATTCGGCTGTTGCCTGCCGGCGGATGAGCAAAGTTACATTCTCGACATGCTGCGTCTGTGGAAACATATCCACCGGCTGTATGGCAGCGATTTCGTAATCTGCGCCAAGCATAGCAATATCACGTGCCTGCGTGGCCGGATTGCAACTTACATACACAATGCGCTGTGGTTGCAGCGTCAGCAGTTGCTCCACCACTTTGGGATGCATGCCTGCCCGCGGCGGATCGGTAATCACAACGTCGGGCTTTCCATACTTTTCGATTAATTCCTTATTAAAAACTTTGGCCATGTCGCCGGCCACAAACTGCGTATTGGTGATGTTGTTGATTTTAGAATTTTCGTGGGCATCGTCGATGGCCGTCTCCACGTATTCGATACCCACCACCTGCCGCGCCTGATGCGCCACAAAGATACCGATGGTGCCAGCACCACAATACAGATCATAAACCGTTTCTGTGCCGGTGAGGGCGGCAAAGTTCCGGGCAACTTTATAAAGCTGGTAAGCCTGTTCGGCGTTGGTTTGGTAAAATGACTGCGGACCAACTTTAAAACGCAAATCTTCCATGTGTTCCGTGATGTAAGGCTTGCCGGTCCAAAGCACCGTTTCCTGGTCGTTGATGGTGTCGTTGAGCTTGCTGTTGACCACATAAAAAAGCGAGGTTATCTGCGGGAAGCGCTCTTTGAGGAAATCCATGAGCGGATTGATTTTATCAGGCTCGTTGAGGGCAAAAATCACAATTACCATCACATCGCCGCTGTTGGCCGTGCGGATGATTACATTGCGCATCATCCCCTTATGTTTTCTGTTGTCGTAATATGGAAGGTGATGCTCAGCGGTATATTGGCGCAAAGCCAGCCGGATGTCGTTGGAAGGCGACGGCTGCAGATAGCAGTTGTTCAAATCGAGGATACGATCGAAAATTCCCGGCAGATGAAACCCCAATCCATCCATATTTACAGCCTCTTCCTGCCGCAGCTCTCCATCGGTAAGCCAGCGGCGATTAGAAAAGGTAAACTCCAGCTTGTTGCGATATTCATAAATTTTTTCCGACCCCAGGATGGGCGTCATCGTTTCGGTGCTTAGTTTGCCGATGCGCTCAAAGTTGTCTTTCACCTGCTGTTGTTTGTAGTAAAGTTGCTGGTCGTACGGCAGGTTTTGCCAGCGGCAGCCACCACAAATGCCAAAATGTTCGCAGCGCGGCGTGATGCGCAGCGGAGATAGCTTGTGCATTTTCACCGCTTTGCCCTCCATGTAGTTGCGCTTGCGCTTGGTCACCTGAATGTCGATGACGTCGCCGGGAACCACAAACGGCACAAAAATCACCATGTTATCTACACGTGCCACAGCTTTGCCTTCGGAGCCGGCGTCTTTTATCTCTACGTTTTCGAGCAGCGGAAGTGCTTGTCGGTTTCGCTTTGCCATTGGTTTGTATTAAAAATTTTGACAAAGATAGTTTTTGGGAAGGA from Bacteroidales bacterium includes:
- a CDS encoding shikimate kinase, coding for MAKIVKNYNLLLLSENVGRMNVYLTGYMGSGKTTAGRRLAAKIGYEYLDIDELFESTYRVSVAQFFERYDEGAFRKIEAQLIGETFALKRRVVSLGGGAASYADNMERINRHGLSVYLRMAPESLFVRLKNAKRPRPRIAGLSDEQLKIRIAEDLRVRVPYYEKARLIVKGENLDVDALAEEIIRLLPAGG
- the rlmD gene encoding 23S rRNA (uracil(1939)-C(5))-methyltransferase RlmD — protein: MAKRNRQALPLLENVEIKDAGSEGKAVARVDNMVIFVPFVVPGDVIDIQVTKRKRNYMEGKAVKMHKLSPLRITPRCEHFGICGGCRWQNLPYDQQLYYKQQQVKDNFERIGKLSTETMTPILGSEKIYEYRNKLEFTFSNRRWLTDGELRQEEAVNMDGLGFHLPGIFDRILDLNNCYLQPSPSNDIRLALRQYTAEHHLPYYDNRKHKGMMRNVIIRTANSGDVMVIVIFALNEPDKINPLMDFLKERFPQITSLFYVVNSKLNDTINDQETVLWTGKPYITEHMEDLRFKVGPQSFYQTNAEQAYQLYKVARNFAALTGTETVYDLYCGAGTIGIFVAHQARQVVGIEYVETAIDDAHENSKINNITNTQFVAGDMAKVFNKELIEKYGKPDVVITDPPRAGMHPKVVEQLLTLQPQRIVYVSCNPATQARDIAMLGADYEIAAIQPVDMFPQTQHVENVTLLIRRQATAE